From a region of the Pectobacterium aquaticum genome:
- a CDS encoding LapA family protein, which yields MKYLLIFLLVLAIFIISVTLGAHNDQVVTFNYLLAQGEYRISTLLATLFALGFALGWVICGLFYLRQRIALGRAQRKIKRLEQQLSTSTEENVAPVQTVTH from the coding sequence GTGAAATATTTGCTGATTTTTTTACTCGTGCTGGCGATATTCATCATTTCTGTCACACTGGGTGCGCACAACGATCAGGTTGTGACATTTAACTACCTGCTGGCACAGGGGGAATATCGTATATCCACACTGCTTGCCACGCTGTTTGCCCTGGGTTTTGCCCTTGGCTGGGTTATCTGCGGTCTGTTTTATCTGCGTCAGCGCATTGCGCTTGGCCGTGCACAACGTAAAATTAAGCGTCTGGAACAACAGCTTTCTACCTCCACCGAGGAGAACGTGGCGCCAGTGCAGACGGTCACCCACTAA
- the lapB gene encoding lipopolysaccharide assembly protein LapB encodes MLELLFLLLPVAAAYGWYMGRRSAQQDKEQESNRLSRDYVTGVNFLLSNQQDKAVELFLDMLKDDSNTFEAHLTLGNLFRSRGEVDRAIRIHQSLTESASLTFEQRLLAVQQLGRDYMAAGLYDRAEESFNQLVDEEDFRRSALQQLLQIYQATSDWPTAIDVAEKLVKMGKDQLRVDIAHFYCELALLAMGSDDLDKALALLKKGAAADSQCARASIMMGRIYMAQQDYSRAVEALRQVLDQDKELVSETLPMLQECYQHLDKPLDWANFLRRCVEENTGATAELMLADILEREEGAEVAQTYINRQLQRHPTMRVFHRLMDFHLHEAEDGRTKENLQGLRDMVGEQIRTKPRYSCRKCGFTSQSLYWQCPSCRTWASVKPIRGLDGQ; translated from the coding sequence ATGTTAGAACTGCTGTTTCTGTTGCTGCCTGTGGCCGCCGCGTACGGTTGGTACATGGGTCGCAGAAGTGCGCAGCAGGACAAAGAGCAGGAGTCCAACCGCCTGTCACGTGACTATGTCACTGGGGTTAACTTTCTGTTGTCCAATCAGCAGGATAAGGCGGTTGAGCTATTCCTCGACATGCTCAAGGATGACAGCAACACCTTTGAAGCCCACCTCACGCTCGGTAACCTGTTTCGTTCGCGTGGCGAAGTTGACCGTGCGATTCGTATCCATCAGTCGCTGACTGAAAGCGCATCGTTAACCTTTGAACAGCGCCTGTTGGCGGTGCAACAACTGGGCCGTGACTACATGGCCGCTGGGCTGTATGACCGTGCTGAAGAAAGTTTCAACCAACTGGTGGATGAAGAAGATTTTCGACGCAGTGCCTTGCAGCAGCTCTTGCAGATCTATCAGGCGACCAGCGATTGGCCGACGGCAATCGATGTGGCGGAAAAGCTGGTCAAGATGGGAAAAGACCAGCTTCGTGTGGACATCGCGCATTTTTACTGTGAATTGGCGCTGTTGGCGATGGGCAGCGACGATCTAGATAAAGCGCTAGCGCTCCTGAAAAAAGGGGCGGCGGCGGACAGTCAATGTGCCCGTGCGTCTATCATGATGGGGCGCATCTACATGGCGCAGCAGGATTATTCACGCGCCGTGGAAGCCTTGCGACAGGTTCTCGACCAGGATAAAGAGCTGGTCAGTGAAACGCTGCCGATGCTGCAAGAGTGCTATCAGCATTTAGATAAGCCTTTGGATTGGGCAAATTTCCTCAGACGCTGCGTAGAAGAAAATACCGGTGCAACGGCTGAATTGATGCTGGCCGATATCCTCGAAAGAGAAGAGGGCGCTGAGGTTGCACAGACTTATATTAACCGTCAGCTTCAACGTCACCCCACAATGCGCGTGTTCCATCGCCTGATGGATTTTCACCTGCATGAAGCGGAAGACGGACGAACAAAAGAAAATCTTCAGGGATTGCGCGACATGGTGGGCGAACAGATTCGCACCAAACCCCGCTATAGCTGCCGCAAATGTGGCTTCACGTCACAATCACTCTATTGGCAATGTCCTTCCTGCCGCACCTGGGCCAGCGTAAAGCCAATCCGTGGATTAGACGGGCAATAA
- the pyrF gene encoding orotidine-5'-phosphate decarboxylase, translated as MKNENLQQKNQTVSSPIVVALDYASQQAALSFVDRIDPQDCRLKVGKEMFTLFGPQFVQTLQQRGFDVFLDLKFHDIPNTVAHAVAAAADLGVWMVNVHASGGSRMMTAAKEALVPFGNNAPLLIAVTVLTSMDEDDLRGLGITVSPAEQAERLAVLTHNSGLDGVVCSAHEAHRLKQVCGQAFKLVTPGIRPAGSDVGDQRRIMTPVQAQQAGVDYMVIGRPITQSADPAQTLREIRASLLNGAAS; from the coding sequence ATGAAAAACGAGAATCTACAGCAAAAGAATCAAACGGTATCCTCCCCGATTGTGGTCGCGCTGGACTATGCCAGTCAGCAGGCCGCGCTGTCGTTTGTTGACCGTATCGATCCGCAGGATTGCCGTTTGAAGGTAGGCAAAGAGATGTTTACCTTATTCGGCCCACAGTTCGTGCAGACGCTACAACAGCGCGGTTTTGACGTGTTTCTCGATCTGAAATTCCACGATATTCCGAACACCGTCGCTCACGCCGTTGCGGCCGCGGCCGATCTTGGCGTCTGGATGGTCAATGTCCACGCCAGCGGCGGTTCGCGCATGATGACGGCAGCGAAAGAAGCGCTGGTGCCGTTTGGTAACAATGCGCCGCTACTGATTGCCGTGACCGTGTTAACCAGCATGGATGAAGACGATCTGCGCGGGCTTGGCATTACCGTCAGTCCGGCGGAGCAGGCTGAACGACTGGCGGTGTTAACGCACAACAGCGGGCTAGATGGCGTGGTGTGTTCCGCACATGAAGCGCATCGGTTGAAGCAGGTGTGCGGACAGGCATTTAAGCTGGTCACACCGGGAATTCGTCCCGCTGGCAGCGACGTTGGCGATCAGCGCCGCATCATGACGCCGGTTCAGGCGCAGCAGGCTGGCGTCGATTATATGGTGATTGGGCGTCCGATCACCCAATCAGCGGACCCCGCACAAACACTGCGTGAGATCCGCGCCTCATTGTTAAACGGTGCGGCATCATGA
- the yciH gene encoding stress response translation initiation inhibitor YciH: MNMRRDENSQLVYSTETGRIKPEEEKVVRPKGDGIVRIQRQTSGRKGKGVCLISGLDLDDAALDKLAAELKKKCGCGGSVKDGVIEIQGDKRDLLKQLLEAKGMKVKLAGG; this comes from the coding sequence ATGAACATGCGTCGCGACGAGAATAGCCAACTGGTTTACTCCACGGAAACCGGGCGAATTAAGCCGGAAGAAGAGAAGGTGGTTAGGCCGAAAGGCGATGGGATTGTGCGCATCCAGCGTCAGACCAGTGGACGTAAAGGAAAGGGCGTATGCCTGATTAGCGGCCTCGATCTTGACGATGCTGCGCTGGATAAGCTGGCGGCTGAATTGAAGAAAAAATGCGGATGTGGCGGTTCAGTGAAAGATGGTGTGATCGAAATTCAGGGAGATAAACGCGATCTGCTAAAACAGCTGCTGGAAGCGAAAGGAATGAAAGTTAAGCTGGCTGGCGGCTAA
- the osmB gene encoding osmotically-inducible lipoprotein OsmB, producing the protein MKLNKRFATATLAITLAVTLAGCSNMSKRDRNTAIGAGAGAVGGAILTNGGTLGTLGGAAIGGLIGRQVDK; encoded by the coding sequence ATGAAATTAAACAAACGTTTTGCAACAGCCACACTGGCAATTACACTTGCTGTAACGCTTGCAGGCTGTTCAAACATGTCCAAACGTGACCGTAATACCGCGATTGGTGCCGGTGCCGGTGCAGTCGGTGGGGCGATCTTAACAAATGGTGGAACATTAGGAACGCTGGGCGGTGCGGCTATCGGCGGGCTGATTGGCCGTCAGGTCGATAAATAA
- the araD gene encoding L-ribulose-5-phosphate 4-epimerase: protein MLETLKKQVLKANLALPQHNLVTFTWGNVSAVDRQRGLMVIKPSGVEYSAMTLEDMVVVELESGNVVEGTKKPSSDTDTHRVLYLEFAEIGGIVHTHSRHATIWAQAGKDIPAWGTTHADYFYGPIPCTRLMTDEEINGRYEWETGQVIVETFQQRGISPVDVPAVLVNSHGPFAWGKDADNAVHNAVVLEELAYMGIFSRQLTPQLGEMQQTLLDKHYLRKHGKNAYYGQ, encoded by the coding sequence ATGTTAGAAACGCTAAAAAAACAGGTATTGAAAGCCAATCTGGCCTTGCCGCAGCACAATCTGGTGACGTTTACCTGGGGAAATGTCAGTGCGGTGGATCGACAGCGCGGCCTGATGGTGATCAAACCTTCCGGCGTGGAGTATTCGGCCATGACGCTGGAGGACATGGTTGTCGTTGAACTGGAAAGCGGCAACGTGGTGGAGGGGACGAAGAAACCGTCGTCAGATACCGATACCCACCGCGTGCTGTATCTGGAATTTGCCGAGATCGGCGGCATTGTGCATACCCATTCCCGCCATGCCACGATCTGGGCGCAAGCGGGCAAAGATATCCCCGCTTGGGGAACGACGCACGCGGACTATTTTTATGGTCCTATACCCTGTACACGCCTGATGACGGATGAAGAAATCAACGGGCGCTATGAGTGGGAAACCGGGCAAGTGATCGTCGAAACGTTCCAGCAGCGTGGCATTTCTCCGGTAGATGTCCCTGCCGTATTAGTTAACTCGCACGGCCCCTTTGCATGGGGGAAAGATGCAGATAACGCGGTGCACAATGCTGTTGTTCTGGAAGAACTTGCCTACATGGGAATTTTCTCGCGCCAGCTAACGCCTCAATTGGGCGAGATGCAGCAAACCTTACTGGATAAACACTATTTGCGTAAGCACGGTAAGAACGCCTATTACGGACAATAA
- a CDS encoding IS110 family transposase, which translates to MQNVTLIGIDLGKHSFHVHAQDKSGHALLRKKFSRTQLTAFLSTCSAATVVMESCAGAHFMARHISQLGHQVKLISPQFVRPFVKSNKNDFIDAEAICEAASRPSMRFVTPRTEDQQAMSALHRVRDALVRERVKATNQMHAFLLEFGISMPRGIAVIRRLTAVLEEHQLPPYLTRLLLRLHQHYSYLSEQIEGLEQELKTHMADDDTAQRLLTIPGVGMITASLLATKLGDGKNYASSRDFAASTGLVPRQYSTGGKTTLMGISKRGDKNMRRLLVQCARVFMQRLEHNPGRLAEWVKVQQTRHHSNVVACGLANKLARIAWAVTVHRTAFSH; encoded by the coding sequence ATGCAAAACGTTACGCTCATCGGTATCGACCTCGGCAAGCATTCGTTCCATGTCCACGCTCAGGATAAAAGCGGCCATGCATTGCTACGTAAGAAGTTTTCTCGCACCCAGTTAACCGCCTTTCTTTCCACCTGTTCTGCCGCCACCGTTGTGATGGAATCCTGCGCCGGTGCGCACTTTATGGCCCGACACATCAGCCAACTCGGCCATCAGGTTAAACTCATTTCACCGCAGTTTGTTCGGCCTTTTGTTAAAAGTAACAAGAATGATTTTATTGATGCAGAAGCTATCTGTGAAGCGGCATCGCGGCCCTCTATGCGCTTCGTTACGCCACGAACGGAAGACCAGCAGGCGATGTCTGCATTGCATCGCGTTCGTGATGCCCTCGTCAGGGAGCGCGTCAAAGCCACTAACCAGATGCACGCTTTCCTGCTGGAGTTCGGGATAAGTATGCCGCGCGGCATTGCCGTTATCCGGCGTCTGACCGCGGTGCTTGAAGAACATCAACTTCCCCCTTATTTAACCCGCCTGCTTCTCCGGCTTCATCAGCATTATTCTTATCTCAGCGAACAGATTGAAGGGCTCGAACAGGAGCTAAAAACGCACATGGCGGATGATGATACCGCGCAGCGTTTGCTGACCATTCCCGGCGTCGGAATGATAACGGCGAGTCTTCTGGCAACGAAGCTGGGCGATGGGAAAAACTACGCCAGCAGTCGGGACTTTGCCGCTTCGACGGGATTGGTCCCACGACAGTACAGCACGGGCGGAAAAACGACGCTGATGGGGATAAGTAAGCGGGGGGATAAAAATATGCGACGGCTGTTAGTCCAGTGCGCACGGGTTTTTATGCAGCGGCTCGAGCATAATCCGGGGCGACTGGCTGAGTGGGTGAAGGTGCAGCAGACGCGGCATCACTCGAACGTAGTGGCATGCGGACTAGCCAATAAACTGGCCCGAATAGCCTGGGCAGTGACGGTGCACCGCACCGCCTTTAGTCACTAA
- a CDS encoding carbon starvation CstA family protein: protein MNNVKSIVIWLLVGLAGAFSFATLALSRGEHVNAVWLVIAAVSCYSIAYRFYSLFIAKKVFELDDRRLTPAERHNDGLDYVPTNKWVLFGHHFAAIAGAGPLVGPILAAQMGFLPGTIWILVGVMLAGAVQDFLVLFISTRRDGRSLGEMAKQELGTFAGIITMLGALGVMIIILSALALVVVKALAESPWGLFTIAATIPIALFMGVYMRFLRPGKIAEVSIIGFVLMMLAIVYGGNIAAHPYWGPFFTLKGTSLTWVLVIYGFVASVLPVWLLLAPRDYLSTFLKIGVIVGLAFGIVFAMPEMKMPAVSRFIDGSGPVFSGTLFPFLFITIACGAISGFHALVSSGTTPKLIERESHIRFIGYGAMLMESFVAIMALICASVIEPGIYFAMNSPAALIGTTVESASLAINNWGFVITPQELSAIANDVGEASILSRAGGAPTFAVGMAYIITEIFNSRAMMAFWYHFAILFEALFILTAVDAGTRACRFMVQDLVGIAIPRLANSHSWLGNLAGTTVAVSGWGFFVYQGVIDPLGGINTLWPLFGIGNQMLASMALILGTVVLFKMKKQRYAWVTIVPTVWLFITSMTAGWQKIFHEKPSIGFLAQAKRFTTGIEQNTLIAPAKSIKDMETIVFSNQINAALCGFFMLVAVTMLISAFFVIRRAMNSDVPTAKESPIVLRDDAQP from the coding sequence ATGAATAACGTAAAGAGCATTGTGATCTGGCTGCTAGTCGGCCTGGCGGGCGCCTTTTCGTTCGCCACGCTGGCGCTAAGCCGCGGTGAACACGTCAATGCCGTGTGGTTGGTTATCGCTGCGGTATCGTGTTACAGCATCGCCTATCGGTTTTACAGCCTGTTTATCGCCAAAAAAGTGTTTGAGCTCGACGATCGCCGACTGACACCGGCGGAGCGTCATAACGACGGTCTGGATTACGTCCCCACCAATAAATGGGTACTGTTCGGCCACCACTTCGCCGCCATCGCCGGGGCCGGGCCGCTGGTCGGGCCGATTCTCGCCGCACAGATGGGCTTCCTACCCGGTACGATCTGGATTTTGGTCGGCGTGATGCTGGCAGGTGCTGTGCAGGATTTTCTGGTGCTGTTTATCTCAACCCGCCGGGACGGTCGTTCTCTGGGTGAGATGGCAAAACAGGAGCTAGGCACGTTCGCGGGTATTATCACGATGCTCGGCGCGCTGGGCGTGATGATCATCATTCTCTCGGCGCTGGCGCTGGTCGTCGTTAAGGCGCTGGCAGAAAGTCCGTGGGGATTGTTCACGATTGCCGCCACCATCCCTATCGCACTCTTCATGGGCGTTTACATGCGCTTTTTACGTCCGGGCAAAATCGCTGAAGTGTCTATCATCGGTTTTGTGCTGATGATGCTGGCGATTGTGTATGGCGGTAACATCGCCGCACACCCTTACTGGGGGCCGTTCTTCACGCTGAAAGGGACGTCACTCACCTGGGTACTGGTGATTTACGGCTTCGTGGCATCCGTCCTGCCCGTCTGGTTGCTGCTGGCACCGCGTGATTATCTCTCTACGTTCCTGAAAATCGGGGTGATTGTCGGGCTGGCCTTCGGTATTGTATTCGCGATGCCGGAAATGAAAATGCCTGCCGTTTCTCGTTTTATTGACGGCAGCGGCCCAGTCTTCTCGGGTACGCTGTTCCCCTTCCTGTTTATCACCATCGCCTGCGGCGCGATTTCCGGCTTCCACGCACTGGTTTCCAGCGGCACCACGCCGAAGTTGATTGAACGAGAAAGTCATATCCGCTTCATCGGTTATGGTGCCATGCTGATGGAATCCTTCGTGGCGATTATGGCGCTGATTTGTGCCTCGGTTATCGAACCAGGTATCTACTTCGCCATGAACTCACCCGCCGCCTTGATCGGCACCACGGTTGAGAGCGCCTCGTTAGCCATCAACAACTGGGGATTTGTGATTACCCCGCAGGAATTGAGTGCCATTGCCAATGACGTTGGCGAAGCCTCTATTCTTTCGCGCGCCGGTGGCGCACCGACCTTCGCGGTCGGTATGGCCTACATCATCACGGAAATCTTTAACAGCCGAGCGATGATGGCATTCTGGTATCACTTCGCGATTCTGTTTGAAGCCCTGTTCATTCTGACCGCCGTTGACGCTGGGACGCGCGCCTGTCGCTTTATGGTGCAGGATCTGGTCGGTATTGCGATTCCCAGATTAGCGAACAGCCATTCCTGGCTTGGGAATCTGGCCGGTACGACCGTTGCCGTTTCCGGCTGGGGATTCTTCGTGTATCAGGGCGTGATCGATCCACTGGGCGGGATCAATACACTCTGGCCGCTGTTCGGTATCGGTAACCAGATGCTGGCCTCGATGGCGTTGATTCTCGGCACCGTGGTGTTGTTTAAGATGAAGAAGCAGCGCTATGCGTGGGTGACTATCGTGCCTACCGTCTGGCTGTTTATCACGTCGATGACGGCGGGTTGGCAGAAAATCTTCCATGAAAAACCGAGCATCGGCTTTCTGGCTCAGGCGAAACGCTTCACGACGGGTATTGAACAGAATACGCTGATCGCACCGGCCAAATCGATTAAAGACATGGAAACCATCGTCTTCAGTAACCAGATCAACGCCGCGCTGTGTGGGTTCTTCATGCTGGTGGCGGTGACGATGCTGATTTCCGCCTTCTTCGTCATTCGTCGTGCGATGAATAGCGATGTCCCAACGGCAAAAGAGAGCCCGATTGTCTTACGAGACGACGCTCAGCCTTAA
- a CDS encoding exoribonuclease II — translation MFQDNPLLAQLKQQLHSQTPRVEGVVKGTDKGFGFLEADGQKSYFIPPPHMKKVMHGDRITATLHTEKEREIVEPETLIEPFLTRFVGRIHKKDDRLSITPDHPLLKDAIPCRAARDVTHDFQEGDWAVAEMRRHPLKGDRGFHAELTQYITTGDDPLVPWWVTLSRHNLERSAPEVETTERHDSELVRDDLTALSFVTIDSASTEDMDDALYVQDNGDGSLQLTIAIADPTAYVAAGSELDNIARQRAFTNYLPGFNIPMLPRPLSDDICSLRPDERRPVLACRVTIAADGALGDDIHFFAAWIESKAKLAYDNVSDWLENQGEWQPQNDAIAEQIRLLHRLCLARSEWRTTHALVFKDRPDYRFLLGDKGDVLDIVVEHRRIANRIVEESMIAANVCAAIVLRDKLGFGIYNVHNGFDPASIEQAVAVLDTHGVQADAQALLTLEGFCTLRRELDAQPTQFLDSRIRRFQSFAEVSTTPGPHFGLGLEAYATWTSPIRKYGDMVNHRLLKAVITGQAAEKPQDDVTVQLAERRRLNRMAERDVGDWLYARYLKDKAGTDSRFNAEIIDITRGGLRVRLLDNGAVAFIPSSFIHAVRDELVCSQEMGTLSVKGEVVYRQGDTLDVVIAEVRLETRSIVAKPAA, via the coding sequence ATGTTTCAAGATAATCCGCTGCTTGCACAGCTAAAACAGCAACTTCACTCTCAGACACCGCGTGTTGAAGGTGTCGTCAAAGGCACCGATAAAGGATTTGGCTTTCTTGAAGCTGACGGACAAAAAAGCTATTTCATTCCCCCTCCGCACATGAAAAAAGTGATGCACGGTGACCGGATTACCGCCACCCTGCATACGGAAAAAGAGCGGGAAATTGTCGAGCCAGAAACGCTGATCGAACCCTTCCTGACCCGATTTGTTGGGCGCATCCATAAAAAAGACGACCGCTTATCCATTACACCTGATCACCCGCTGCTGAAAGATGCCATTCCTTGCCGCGCCGCGCGCGATGTCACGCACGATTTTCAAGAAGGCGATTGGGCCGTAGCCGAAATGCGCCGTCACCCGTTGAAGGGCGACCGTGGATTTCATGCTGAACTGACGCAGTACATCACCACGGGTGATGACCCGCTGGTACCGTGGTGGGTGACATTGTCACGCCATAATCTGGAGCGCTCAGCCCCAGAGGTTGAAACGACTGAGCGCCATGACAGCGAACTCGTCCGTGACGATCTCACCGCGCTGAGCTTTGTCACTATCGACAGCGCCAGCACTGAAGATATGGACGATGCGCTGTATGTGCAGGACAACGGTGATGGTTCACTGCAATTGACCATCGCGATTGCCGATCCGACCGCGTATGTCGCTGCGGGTAGCGAGTTGGACAACATTGCACGCCAGCGCGCCTTCACCAACTATCTGCCCGGCTTCAACATCCCGATGCTGCCGCGCCCGCTGTCGGACGACATCTGTTCCCTGCGCCCGGACGAGCGTCGCCCTGTTCTTGCCTGCCGCGTGACGATTGCCGCCGACGGTGCGTTGGGTGACGACATTCACTTCTTTGCCGCCTGGATCGAATCCAAAGCCAAGTTAGCGTATGACAACGTCTCTGACTGGCTGGAAAATCAAGGCGAATGGCAGCCGCAAAATGACGCGATTGCCGAACAAATTCGTTTGCTGCACCGCCTCTGTCTGGCTCGTAGCGAATGGCGCACCACCCACGCGCTGGTATTTAAAGATCGCCCGGATTACCGCTTCCTGCTGGGTGATAAAGGCGATGTGTTGGATATCGTGGTTGAACATCGCCGCATCGCTAACCGTATCGTTGAAGAATCCATGATTGCGGCCAACGTCTGTGCGGCCATTGTGCTGCGCGATAAGCTGGGTTTCGGCATCTATAACGTGCACAACGGCTTCGATCCTGCGTCTATTGAACAGGCGGTTGCCGTATTGGATACCCACGGCGTTCAAGCTGACGCGCAAGCGCTGTTGACGCTGGAGGGCTTCTGCACGTTGCGCCGCGAGCTGGATGCCCAACCGACGCAGTTCCTGGACAGCCGCATTCGCCGCTTCCAGTCTTTCGCAGAAGTGAGCACCACGCCGGGGCCGCACTTTGGTCTGGGGCTGGAAGCCTACGCCACCTGGACATCGCCGATCCGTAAATACGGCGATATGGTGAACCACCGTTTGTTGAAAGCGGTTATCACCGGACAGGCAGCGGAAAAACCGCAGGACGACGTCACGGTCCAGTTGGCAGAACGCCGCCGCCTTAATCGTATGGCTGAGCGCGACGTCGGCGACTGGCTGTACGCCCGCTACCTCAAAGATAAAGCCGGTACGGATAGTCGCTTCAATGCGGAAATCATAGACATCACACGCGGTGGCCTGCGCGTTCGCCTGCTGGACAACGGCGCGGTGGCGTTTATCCCGTCCTCCTTTATCCATGCCGTGCGTGATGAGCTGGTATGCAGTCAGGAAATGGGCACCCTGTCAGTGAAAGGCGAAGTCGTTTATCGCCAAGGAGATACGCTGGACGTCGTTATCGCTGAGGTTCGTCTGGAAACCCGCAGCATCGTGGCAAAACCTGCCGCGTAA
- a CDS encoding LacI family DNA-binding transcriptional regulator, with amino-acid sequence MKGNLKIREIAQRTGYSISTVSRVLSGQSNTSEQAKMDILNCARQCGVLADLANGRLLLNGLTIFAPPRAFDIRSDIFYHKVVQSIIDALKPHDVRVRYCGLEENDSDAALFLDKMRDPATEAALLIGIDDPYIHALAADSGKPCILINCIDRKMRLPGVAPAHRLIGEFSAHYLFEQGHHNVLTLLCLRRYTMELRLDGIRDAYQHHNLPFSPEDNLLTLDNFSTTDAEQTMTAFLARCPQDKRPTAILAGGDFIAVGVVNALTKAGLHVPQDVSVMSMDGFNLSAIHDVPLTSVHVPREALGEEAIRLLQYRLIRPEAPVGNLLLNGTLVVHQSVRRLRASKSVVPVQDESLYD; translated from the coding sequence ATGAAAGGAAACCTGAAAATACGCGAAATTGCGCAGCGGACGGGCTACTCGATCAGTACGGTCTCACGCGTGCTGTCTGGTCAGTCCAATACCAGCGAGCAGGCAAAAATGGACATTCTCAACTGCGCACGCCAGTGCGGCGTACTGGCCGATCTCGCCAACGGCCGCCTGCTCTTGAATGGACTCACTATTTTCGCCCCGCCGCGCGCGTTTGATATTCGGTCCGACATCTTCTATCACAAGGTGGTACAGAGCATCATTGATGCCCTGAAGCCACACGATGTGCGAGTGCGCTACTGCGGGCTGGAGGAAAATGACAGCGATGCGGCGCTATTTTTAGACAAAATGCGCGATCCGGCTACGGAGGCGGCGCTGCTGATCGGCATCGACGATCCCTATATTCACGCGCTGGCGGCAGACAGCGGTAAACCCTGCATATTGATTAACTGCATCGACCGCAAGATGCGATTACCGGGTGTGGCGCCCGCGCACCGACTGATTGGCGAGTTCTCCGCCCACTATCTCTTTGAACAAGGTCACCATAACGTATTGACTCTGCTGTGCCTGCGTCGCTACACGATGGAGTTACGTCTGGACGGGATTCGGGATGCCTATCAGCACCATAATCTGCCGTTTTCCCCCGAGGATAACTTGCTGACATTAGATAATTTCAGCACGACGGATGCCGAACAGACGATGACGGCCTTTTTAGCCCGCTGTCCGCAGGATAAGCGACCTACAGCGATTTTGGCAGGTGGTGATTTCATCGCGGTTGGGGTGGTCAATGCTTTGACCAAAGCAGGATTGCACGTGCCGCAAGATGTCTCGGTGATGAGCATGGATGGATTCAATCTCTCAGCCATTCACGACGTGCCGCTCACATCGGTACATGTGCCGCGTGAGGCGCTGGGCGAAGAGGCGATAAGGCTGCTGCAATATCGCCTGATCCGCCCCGAAGCCCCAGTTGGCAACCTGCTACTAAACGGTACGCTGGTGGTTCACCAGTCCGTCAGGCGATTGCGTGCCAGTAAATCGGTTGTACCGGTACAGGACGAAAGCCTTTACGACTGA